A window from Drosophila subobscura isolate 14011-0131.10 chromosome O, UCBerk_Dsub_1.0, whole genome shotgun sequence encodes these proteins:
- the LOC117897427 gene encoding trophoblast glycoprotein produces the protein MMPPTESRHRGWLVLGVLLVAIALVDVEAQNSPSCGPNFPPACSCGEELYESEMQYVVNCTNAGLRNTSVLEFMPDKVEVLIFTGNHIAELPWNVFGSINDYKQLKIVDMSSNHIREIRGKSYHHVPRVERLILNHNNLSISRYDDEVNHHHPRVFSNFVNLQSLHLTDAFEDNSSPQLSEDLHDIFVNSQLLKLQKLHLEQNEITHFKDRNVFCDLPSLRDLHLGDNQLRDINFEVRCLNNLRFLDLERNQFGFVKPSDMRVLNELEDRSNRTANLIVDFNLNPFVCDCRIAPFRAWIQSTRVTVRNKDSLMCFHSGGSSTRVDPSPAHILQLDMGECQAAIAAAATILNAAEEEQRSYGAEQPTAHISGHTATLIFLLIVLSMILLGLLVALVYVSRDKLKYMITPVFDNVAKKVQYTSIKDEDCPEVHV, from the coding sequence ATGATGCCACCCACCGAATCGAGGCACAGAGGATGGCTGGTCCTGGGCGTGCTCCTGGTAGCCATTGCCCTGGTGGATGTGGAGGCCCAGAATTCGCCCAGCTGTGGGCCCAACTTCCCGCCCGCCTGCAGCTGCGGGGAGGAGCTGTACGAGAGCGAGATGCAGTATGTCGTGAACTGCACTAATGCGGGGCTGCGCAACACGAGCGTCCTGGAGTTCATGCCCGACAAGGTGGAGGTGCTGATCTTCACAGGCAACCACATCGCAGAGCTGCCGTGGAACGTGTTTGGCAGCATCAACGACTACAAGCAGCTGAAGATCGTGGACATGAGCAGCAACCACATTCGGGAGATACGCGGCAAGAGCTACCACCATGTGCCGCGCGTCGAGCGCCTGATCCTCAACCATAACAACTTGAGCATCTCCCGGTACGACGACGAGGTCAATCACCATCATCCGCGCGTCTTCTCCAACTTTGTCAACCTGCAGAGCCTCCACTTGACGGACGCCTTCGAGGACAACAGTTCGCCGCAGCTGAGCGAGGACCTGCACGACATATTCGTCAACAGccagctgctgaagctgcagaAACTCCATCTCGAGCAGAACGAGATCACGCACTTCAAGGACCGCAACGTCTTCTGCGATCTGCCCTCGCTCAGGGACCTGCATCTGGGCGACAACCAGCTGCGGGACATCAACTTCGAGGTGCGATGCCTGAACAACCTGCGCTTCCTGGACCTCGAAcggaatcaatttggcttcgTGAAGCCCAGCGACATGCGCGTGCTCAACGAGCTGGAGGATCGCTCCAATCGCACGGCCAATCTGATTGTCGACTTTAATCTGAATCCCTTCGTCTGCGACTGCCGCATTGCGCCCTTCCGCGCGTGGATCCAGTCCACCCGGGTGACGGTGCGCAATAAGGACAGTCTCATGTGCTTCCACTCGGGTGGAAGCTCCACGCGAGTGGATCCGTCGCCCGCCCACATCCTGCAGCTGGATATGGGAGAATGCCAGGCGGCCATTGCTGCAGCGGCCACCATCTTGAATGctgccgaggaggagcagcggagcTATGGGGCGGAGCAGCCTACGGCGCACATTAGCGGCCACACGGCCACGCTGATCTTCCTGCTGATCGTGCTGAGCATGAtactgctggggctgctggtgGCCCTCGTCTACGTGAGTCGCGACAAGTTGAAGTACATGATCACGCCGGTCTTCGATAACGTGGCCAAGAAGGTTCAGTATACGTCAATTAAGGATGAGGACTGCCCGGAGGTGCATGTCTAG
- the LOC117896453 gene encoding DDRGK domain-containing protein 1, which yields MDIILLVGVAVALLVVILTIFFLQKKKGDTETKEAAAPPQRGVPLRAQEGVPRRAQIARNQRNRLRQNAPAGAPAAAAAAQVADAEGDNDDENPDGDGQRIPQGAVLDEKMGAKKRAKMEAKEQKRLHREQELVDREQRKVKEAKEEAERKQQEDIQEEAERKRAEAERVAREERERKEHEEYLKMKAAFSVEEEGFEEGDADDQDNLLADFIQYIKDNKVVLLEDLAVAFKLKTQQAIERIQDLQANGTITGVIDDRGKFIYVSEEELAAVAKFIKQRGRVSIVELAESSNNLINLTPVSAGAGEGSS from the exons ATGGACATAATTCTTCTCGTGGGCGTCGCCGTGGCCCTGCTCGTCGTGATCCTGACGATATTTTTCCTGCAGAAAAAGAAGGGCGACACAG AAACAAAGGAAGCAGCTGCGCCACCGCAACGTGGCGTCCCGCTGCGAGCCCAGGAGGGTGTGCCGCGTCGGGCCCAAATTGCCCGCAATCAGCGCAACCGACTGCGCCAAAATGCTCCTGCTGGAGCTccggctgcagcggctgccgccCAGGTAGCCGACGCTGAGGGGGACAATGACGATGAAAATCCCGATGGCGATGGCCAGCGTATTCCACAAGGTGCTGTGCTCGACGAGAAGATGGGTGCGAAGAAGCGTGCCAAGATGGAGGCCAAGGAACAGAAGCGTCTGCAccgggagcaggagctggtcGATAGAGAGCAGCGGAAGGTGAAGGAGGCCAAGGAAGAGGCTGAGcgcaagcagcaggaggataTCCAGGAAGAGGCAGAGCGCAAAAGGGCCGAGGCCGAGCGTGTGGCAAGGGAGGAGCGCGAGCGCAAGGAGCACGAGGAGTATCTGAAAATGAAGGCCGCCTTCAGCGTCGAAGAAGAGGGCTTCGAGGAGGGGGACGCGGACGATCAGGACAATCTTCTGGCCGACTTTATACAGTACATCAAGGACAACAAGGTTGTCCTGTTGGAGGACTTGGCCGTTGCCTTCAAGCTGAAGACCCAGCAGGCCATAGAGCGCATCCAGGACCTGCAGGCCAACGGCACCATCACGGGTGTCATCGACGACCGCGGCAAGTTCATCTATGTCTCAGAGGAGGAGCTGGCGGCCGTGGCAAAGTTCATAAAGCAGCGGGGCCGCGTCTCCATTGTGGAGCTGGctgagagcagcaacaacctgATAAACCTAACGCCCGTctcagctggtgctggtgagGGCAGCTCGTGA
- the LOC117897846 gene encoding uncharacterized protein CG16817 isoform X1, protein MSAAAGSIPPPVSWAQRSDLVYVIIDVECKDIEQKVTENSFTFKGVNALDASKKYEVTLNFFGTVDPEKVTSKNIGRCLEFTIPKKASGPFWPSLTTDKTKLHFLKANFAKWRDESDDEEAGDAKDNGMFGNFLSNSGGDWNNKFDDFNVDDEEEDSDDNIPSLSQNDEEEEEAGEGDKKKPAA, encoded by the exons Atgtcggcagcagcagg ATCGATTCCGCCTCCAGTTTCCTGGGCCCAGCGAAGCGACTTGGTCTATGTGATCATCGATGTTGAGTGCAAGGACATCGAACAGAA AGTGACAGAGAACAGCTTCACCTTCAAGGGAGTGAACGCACTGGATGCGTCGAAGAAGTACGAGGTCACGCTCAACTTTTTCGGTACTGTTGATCCCGAGAAGGTGACCAGCAAGAACATCGGGCGTTGCCTGGAATTCACAATACCCAAGAAGGCGAGCGGACCCTTCTGGCCCAGTCTGACCACGGACAAGACGAAGCTGCACTTCCTTAAGGCCAACTTTGCCAAGTGGCGCGATGAGTCCGATGATGAGGAAG CTGGTGACGCCAAAGACAATGGAATGTTTGGCAACTTCCTGAGCAATTCTGGTGGTGATTGGAACAATAAATTCGACGACTTCAATGttgacgatgaggaggaggactccGATGACAACATCCCGAGCCTCTCCCAGAACgatgaggaagaggaggaggccgGCGAGGGTGACAAGAAGAAGCCGGCTGCTTAG
- the LOC117896454 gene encoding transmembrane emp24 domain-containing protein eca: MRDQFICLALLLCALQSACGLYFHISETERKCFIEEVPDETTVIVNYKVELYDPRSNGFMPSSPGIGMHVEVRDSDDKIILSRVYSSQGRISFTSHTPGEHVICMYSNSTAWFSGAQLRVHLDIQVGEHAIDYANVAQKEKLTELQLRIRQLLDQVEQITKEQNYQRYREERFRHTSESTNSRVLWWSLAQTVVLVCMGFWQMRHLKSFFEAKKLV; the protein is encoded by the exons atgCGAGATCAGTTCATTTgcctggccctgctgctgtgcgccCTTCAAAGTGCCTGCGGACTCTACTTCCACATATCGGAGACGGAGCGGAAGTGCTTTATCGAGGAGGTTCCCGACGAAACCACTGTGATAG TCAACTACAAGGTGGAACTATACGATCCACGCTCCAATGGCTTTATGCCCTCATCCCCGGGCATCGGCATGCATGTGGAGGTGCGTGACAGCGACGACAAAATCATCCTCTCCCGTGTGTACAGCTCCCAAGGCCGCATCTCATTCACCTCCCACACGCCCGGCGAGCATGTCATCTGCATGTACTCGAACAGCACGGCCTGGTTCAGCGGTGCCCAACTGCGCGTTCACCTGGACATCCAGGTGGGAGAGCATGCCATCGACTACGCCAATGTGGCCCAGAAGGAGAAGCTGacggagctgcagctgcgtaTTCGCCAGCTCCTCGACCAGGTGGAGCAGATCACCAAGGAGCAGAACTACCAGCGCTATCGCGAGGAGCGCTTCCGTCACACGAGCGAGAGCACCAACTCGCGCGTACTCTGGTGGTCCCTGGCCCAGACCGTGGTCCTCGTGTGCATGGGCTTCTGGCAGATGCGCCACCTGAAGAGCTTCTTCGAGGCGAAAAAACTGGTGTGA
- the LOC117898080 gene encoding SET and MYND domain-containing protein 5, translating into MANKPNTRAIGNLFSFLFCAKMNHFEIREIPGKGRAMVATKSYATDEIIFEEEPFVSSQFSWNAAYGYAACDHCMRPLETVLENVRRLASDAKLEVPLLQHDPTASWVAQFTQCQRCKVRYCSEDCLMEAQKRYHRVACMGAFRADDTHPINVLNETWKKMHYPPETGTIMLIVRLMAMYQQSSKKSEFLEQLQSFQALIVNREQKIYHKMLGENFEQQMDQLYGAFCKAFAAEEFAMFTTPDAFKTLMGIMGTNSQGIATSVLAQWVTKVSDLPLPDADKTALDTVIDDLYSKVGEFAGEFLNNEGSGLYLLQSKINHSCVPNACSTFPYSNDIVVLKALAPIQEGDEICISYLDECMLERSRHSRHKVLRENYIFVCQCLKCLAQASDPDVTSDDDEDDDEMDDYEDDDDMN; encoded by the exons ATGGCAAACAAGCCAAACACACGTgcaattggaaatttgttttcctttttgttttgcgccaAAATGAACCACTTTGAGATACGAGAAATTCCCGGCAAG GGGCGTGCCATGGTGGCCACCAAATCGTATGCTACGGACGAGATAATCTTCGAGGAGGAGCCCTTTGTGTCCAGCCAATTCTCGTGGAATGCGGCTTACGGCTATGCGGCGTGCGACCACTGTATGCGGCCCCTGGAGACTGTGCTTGAGAACGTGCGTCGCCTGGCCAGCGATGCGAAGTTGGAGGtgccgctgctccagcacGACCCCACCGCGTCCTGGGTGGCCCAGTTCACGCAGTGCCAGCGGTGCAAGGTGCGCTACTGCTCAGAGGATTGTCTGATGGAAGCCCAGAAGCGCTACCACCGCGTGGCCTGCATGGGCGCCTTTCGCGCGGACGACACACATCCCATCAATGTGCTAAACGAGACCTGGAAGAAGATGCACTATCCCCCAGAGACGGGCACCATCATGCTAATCGTACGCCTGATGGCCATGTACcagcaaagcagcaagaaGTCCGAGTtcctcgagcagctgcagtcctTCCAAGCGCTGATTGTGAATCGCGAGCAGAAGATTTACCACAAAATGCTGGGCGAGAACTTTGAGCAGCAGATGGACCAGCTCTACGGCGCCTTCTGCAAGGCCTTTGCTGCCGAGGAGTTTGCCATG TTTACCACACCAGACGCATTTAAAACTCTCATGGGTATTATGGGCACGAACAGCCAGGGAATCGCCACCAGCGTGCTGGCACAGTGGGTGACAAAGGTGTCCGACCTGCCGCTGCCGGACGCGGACAAGACTGCCCTGGACACTGTCATCGACGATCTGTACTCGAAAGTCGGAGAAT TCGCTGGCGAATTCCTGAACAACGAGGGCTCCGGCCTGTACCTGCTGCAGAGCAAGATCAACCACAGCTGCGTGCCGAACGCCTGCTCGACGTTCCCCTACTCCAACGATATTGTCGTTCTTAAAGCTCTGGCCCCCATCCAGGAGGGTGACGAAATCTGCATTTCCTATCTGGACGAGTGCATGCTGGAGCGCAGCCGCCACTCTCGCCACAAGGTGCTGCGCGAGAACTACATATTCGTCTGCCAGTGCCTCAAGTGCCTGGCCCAGGCATCCGACCCCGATGTGaccagcgacgacgacgaggatgacgaCGAAATGGACGACTACGAGGACGACGATGATATGAATTAG
- the LOC117897129 gene encoding cytochrome c oxidase subunit 5A, mitochondrial — protein sequence MLRITAGKLGNAIRGSIGVTSSRVAGVRALHGSEESAEDFDKRYEKYFSREGIDGWEIRKGMNDLLGMDLVPSPKVIEAGLRGARRVNDIALAIRWLEGCKDKCGDQKATLYPYLLEKITPTLKELGIPTIEELGYDQPELALKSVYDL from the coding sequence ATGTTGCGCATCACAGCCGGTAAACTTGGAAACGCCATCCGTGGCAGCATTGGCGTGACCTCGTCGCGCGTCGCTGGCGTCCGCGCCCTGCACGGATCTGAGGAGTCTGCTGAGGACTTCGACAAGCGCTACGAGAAGTACTTCAGCCGCGAGGGTATCGACGGCTGGGAGATCCGCAAGGGCATGAACGATCTGCTGGGCATGGATCTGGTGCCCAGCCCCAAGGTCATCGAGGCTGGCCTGCGCGGCGCTCGCCGTGTCAACGACATTGCTCTGGCCATCAGGTGGCTGGAGGGCTGCAAGGACAAGTGCGGTGACCAAAAGGCCACCCTCTACCCCTACTTGCTGGAGAAAATCACCCCCACCCTGAAGGAGCTGGGCATCCCCACCATCGAGGAGCTGGGCTACGACCAACCAGAACTGGCCCTCAAGTCGGTGTACGACCTCTAA
- the LOC117896451 gene encoding peptide transporter family 1, with the protein MFRATEIGSEETLPALAELTQASYEPEGRDIEWGAWGQSQSQSSERKLLKSRQRSSLPNYGFAPPHIRMEYRYPRAVYFILATKFFEAFAANGIRTILALYLRDDLNFTESFSTVVLHIFNFFGQFCPIIGAVLADSYMGNVRTISAFCFLYAFGWLLLTMTSLPSMGVPIILLVSIALLFLAVGNGSIRACITSLGALQFKMPEQAVHLSEYFSFYYFVYYFGIFLSKILPPLVRANTQCFDKAECYPAVFGTLGSAFLMAWLIFLIGKCFYKTEKLADDNILFKFCGCIKTALVAKWRRRKSNKRSSYWLHNAVGVYDEGFVNDVSKVLRISKLFLPLPFYFALLAQQDSSWTFQAAMMNTTVLGVAIQPDQAKAAGPIFLFMLIPLWQYVTVPLLRRYFNWELSPLNSVTVGGICSAGSFFCAGALQQEIMNAPIQTINIAWQLPQFFLLMLGELLLSIPGLQFAFTQAPASMKSVVTATWFLNNAFGNLIVVVVTELGLLSSQMAEYFFYAVLMLVCIIIFALLAYDYTLQERKGGLYLRGCLDGSDSDELDIPSTSRSDSI; encoded by the exons atgtttcgaGCAACAGAAATCGGCAGCGAGGAAA CCCTGCCAGCCCTTGCGGAGCTCACGCAGGCCAGCTATGAGCCGGAGGGACGGGACATCGAGTGGGGAGCCtggggccagagccagagccagagcagtgAGCGAAAACTTCTTAAGTCGCGACAACGCAGCTCTCTGCCCAACTATGGCTTTGCTCCCCCGCACATTCGCATGGAGTACAGGTACCCGCGCGCCGTGTACTTTATACTCGCCACCAAGTTCTTCGAGGCCTTCGCCGCGAACGGCATACGCA CTATTCTCGCCCTCTATCTGCGCGATGATCTCAACTTCACGGAGAGCTTCTCCACGGTGGTGCTGCACATATTCAACTTCTTCGGCCAGTTCTGCCCCATTATCGGGGCCGTTCTGGCAGACAGCTACATGGGAAATGTGCGCACAATTTCCGCCTTCTGCTTCCTCTACGCCTtcgggtggctgctgctgaccatGACGTCGCTGCCCTCTATGGGAGTACCAATTAT CCTGCTAGTGTCGATTGCCCTGCTGTTCCTGGCAGTGGGAAACGGCTCGATCCGCGCCTGCATCACGTCGCTGGGCGCCCTTCAGTTCAAGATGCCCGAACAGGCTGTCCATCTTTCGGAGTACTTCTCCTTCTACTATTTCGTCTATTACTTTGGCATCTTTCTGAGCAAGATTCTGCCACCGCTGGTGCGGGCCAACACGCAATGCTTTGACAAGGCGGAATGCTACCCTGCCGTCTTCGGCACCCTCGGAAGCGCCTTCCTGATGGCCTGGC TCATATTTCTGATTGGAAAATGCTTCTACAAGACCGAGAAGCTGGCCGATGACAACATACTCTTCAAGTTCTGTGGCTGCATAAAGACGGCCCTGGTGGCGAAGTGGCGTCGTCGCAAGTCCAACAAGCGCTCCAGCTATTGGCTGCACAATGCCGTTGGTGTCTATGACGAGGGCTTCGTCAACGACGTCTCCAAGGTCCTGAGG ATCTCGAAGCTGTTTCTTCCACTGCCATTCTACTTCGCTCTGTTGGCCCAGCAGGACTCCAGCTGGACCTTCCAGGCGGCCATGATGAACACCACCGTGCTGGGGGTGGCCATCCAGCCGGATCAAGCCAAGGCTGCTGGCCCCATCTTCCTCTTCATGCTCATCCCGCTGTGGCAGTACGTGACTGTTCCATTGCTCCGTCGCTACTTCAACTGGGAGCTAAGTCCCCTGAACAGCGTCACTGTGGGCGGCATCTGCTCCGCTGGTTCCTTCTTCTGTGCAGGCGCCCTGCAGCAAGAGATTATG AATGCGCCCATCCAGACGATCAACATTGCCTGGCAGCTGCCGCAGTTCttcctgctgatgctgggcgAGCTGCTCCTGTCCATTCCGGGGCTGCAGTTCGCCTTCACGCAGGCGCCGGCGTCCATGAAGTCCGTGGTGACGGCCACGTGGTTCCTGAACAATGCCTTCGGCAACCTCATTGTGGTGGTGGTCACCGAGCTGGGACTGCTCAGCTCCCAGATGGCCGAGTACTTTTTCTACGCGGTGCTCATGTTGGTGTGCATCATAATCTTTGCACTCCTCGCATACGACTACACGCTGCAGGAGCGCAAGGGCGGTCTGTATTTGAGGGGCTGCTTGGATGGCTCCGACTCGGATGAGCTGGATATCCCCAGCACAAGTCGCAGCGACAGCATCTAG
- the LOC117897846 gene encoding uncharacterized protein CG16817 isoform X2 — MSAAAGSIPPPVSWAQRSDLVYVIIDVECKDIEQKVTENSFTFKGVNALDASKKYEVTLNFFGTVDPEKVTSKNIGRCLEFTIPKKASGPFWPSLTTDKTKLHFLKANFAKWRDESDDEEGDAKDNGMFGNFLSNSGGDWNNKFDDFNVDDEEEDSDDNIPSLSQNDEEEEEAGEGDKKKPAA, encoded by the exons Atgtcggcagcagcagg ATCGATTCCGCCTCCAGTTTCCTGGGCCCAGCGAAGCGACTTGGTCTATGTGATCATCGATGTTGAGTGCAAGGACATCGAACAGAA AGTGACAGAGAACAGCTTCACCTTCAAGGGAGTGAACGCACTGGATGCGTCGAAGAAGTACGAGGTCACGCTCAACTTTTTCGGTACTGTTGATCCCGAGAAGGTGACCAGCAAGAACATCGGGCGTTGCCTGGAATTCACAATACCCAAGAAGGCGAGCGGACCCTTCTGGCCCAGTCTGACCACGGACAAGACGAAGCTGCACTTCCTTAAGGCCAACTTTGCCAAGTGGCGCGATGAGTCCGATGATGAGGAAG GTGACGCCAAAGACAATGGAATGTTTGGCAACTTCCTGAGCAATTCTGGTGGTGATTGGAACAATAAATTCGACGACTTCAATGttgacgatgaggaggaggactccGATGACAACATCCCGAGCCTCTCCCAGAACgatgaggaagaggaggaggccgGCGAGGGTGACAAGAAGAAGCCGGCTGCTTAG
- the LOC117897128 gene encoding kynurenine--oxoglutarate transaminase 3, whose product MLRNCRNALQRSRLLLTAQERLQPERQQQSAAAASSSMEKFDLPKRLQGSTPSVWNEYIALAMQYKPLNLGQGFPDDAAPEYVTNSLADIAHDANPLLHQYTRGYGHVRLVQALSKLYSGLVGHELNPLSDILITSGAYEALYSTIMGHVDVGDEVIIIEPFFDCYEPMVKMAGGVSRFIPLKLRKTEEGGPISSADWVLDDAELEGLFNAKTKMIILNTPHNPIGKVFNRTELERIAELCRKWNVLCVSDEVYEWLVFDGAEHIRICTLPGMWDRTITLGSAGKTFSVTGWKIGWAYGPTQLIRNLQMVHQNSVYTCPTPLQEGVARSFEVELARLGTPESYFLSLPRELKQKRDFMAKFLSEAGMRPTIPEGGYFMLADWSPLASKVDLSSEPDQHRDYKFTKWMTKNMGLQGIPPSAFYSEPNKPLGEDFVRYCFIKKQENLDKAAELLRKWK is encoded by the exons ATGCTCCGAAACTGTCGCAACGCTCTGCAGCGAAGCCGCCTACTCCTCACAGCCCAGGAGCGCCTACAGCCAGAACGCCAGCAACAGAGCGCCGCAGCCGCCAGCAGTAGCATGGAGAAGTTCGATCTGCCCAAGCGCCTGCAAGGTAGCACGCCGAGCGTATGGAACGAGTACATCGCACTGGCCATGCAATACAAGCCCCTGAATCTGGGACAGGGCTTCCCCGATGATGCCGCCCCCGAGTATGTGACGAATTCGCTGGCAGACATCGCCCACGATGCGAATCCGCTGCTGCATCAGTACACGCGAGGATACGGACACGTGCGTCTGGTGCAAGCCCTCTCCAAGTTGTACAGTGGACTCGTGGGACACGAGCTGAATCCGCTGAGCGATATCCTCATCACTTCGGGTGCCTACGAGGCACTGTACTCGACCATCATGGGACATGTGGATGTGGGCGATGAGGTGATCATCATCGAACCCTTCTTCGACTGCTACGAGCCCATGGTGAAAATGGCTGGTGGAGTCTCACGTTTCATTCCATTGAAGCTG CGAAAAACAGAGGAGGGTGGTCCGATCAGCTCCGCGGATTGGGTGCTAGACGATGCCGAGCTCGAGGGTCTATTCAATGCGAAAACCAAAATGATCATCCTGAATACGCCGCACAATCCGATAGGTAAGGTCTTTAACCGCACGGAACTGGAGCGCATTGCCGAGCTGTGCCGCAAGTGGAACGTGCTGTGTGTCTCGGACGAGGTGTACGAGTGGCTGGTCTTCGACGGAGCCGAGCACATACGCATCTGCACGCTGCCGGGCATGTGGGATCGCACCATCACGCTCGGCTCCGCCGGCAAGACCTTCTCTGTCACTGGCTGGAAGATCGGATGGGCCTACGGGCCGACCCAGTTGATCAGGAATCTGCAGATGGTGCACCAGAACTCTGTGTACACATGCCCCACGCCCCTGCAGGAGGGTGTGGCGCGCAGCTTTGAAGTGGAGCTGGCACGCCTGGGCACACCAGAAAGCTACTTCCTCAGCCTGCCTCGCGAGCTGAAGCAGAAACGCGATTTCATGGCCAAATTCTTGTCCGAGGCTGGAATGCGCCCAACCATTCCCGAGGGCGGCTACTTTATGCTGGCCGACTGGTCGCCTCTGGCAAGCAAAGTCGATCTGAGCTCGGAGCCGGACCAGCACCGCGACTACAAGTTCACCAAGTGGATGACGAAGAACATGGGACTGCAGGGCATCCCGCCGAGTGCCTTCTACAGCGAGCCCAACAAGCCGCTGGGCGAGGACTTTGTGCGCTATTGCTTCATCAAGAAGCAGGAGAACCTGGACAAAGCAGCCGAGCTGCTCCGGAAGTGGAAATAG
- the LOC117896452 gene encoding nucleoside diphosphate kinase 7 gives MMTGAAPPTERRLAFVAEWYQAEAAIIRTFLVTYFVADKAVEVFDQRSKKTFLRRTKIPELTQRDFFVGSKINVFGRQFDIVDYADESTRSNLAKYRKRGFVLLKSHMWQKHLGKFLKTLIQNKMNINNGQMVQFTSKMVTQFLSGKPKTEVVSSVLMNELLAGPAISLELIGDNVVEIMSACVKYKGGDCGSSSSMKLSSSLEQLFEQEDVRYGIYCPETEEDVAIDLKFFFEERHSIMKECLFKGTTLAIIKPHSIKDGLLGDIIDDILANGFNVTAMRMILMARINCEEFYEVYRGILPEYIPMVAQLASGVCMCLEIASSDPGKSSHSDFRTFCGPMDPEIAKLLRPHTLRAKFGKSKVLNAIHCTDLPDDTNLELQYMFKILD, from the exons ATGATGACCGGTGCGGCACCCCCGACAGAGCGGCGACTAGCCTTTGTCGCCGAATGGTATCAGGCCGAGGCTGCCATTATTCGCACCTTCCTGGTCACCTACTTTGTGGCCGACAAGGCCGTGGAAGTG TTTGATCAACGCAGCAAGAAGACATTTCTGCGACGCACCAAGATACCGGAGCTGACGCAGCGCGACTTCTTTGTGGGCTCCAAGATCAATGTGTTCGGCCGTCAATTCGACATCGTTGACTACGCGGACGAGTCGACGCGCAGCAATTTGGCCAAATATCGCAAACG AGGATTCGTGCTACTTAAGAGCCACATGTGGCAGAAGCATCTGGGCAAGTTCCTGAAGACACTGATCCAGAACAAAATGAACATCAACAACGGACAGATGGTCCAGTTCACATCCAAAATGGTGACACAGTTCCTCTCCGGGAAGCCCAAGACCGAAGTTGTATCCTC CGTCCTGATGAACGAACTGTTGGCCGGCCCGGCCATCAGCCTGGAGCTGATCGGCGACAACGTGGTGGAGATAATGTCCGCCTGTGTCAAGTACAAGGGTGGGGACTGTGGCTCGTCCTCCTCCATGAAGCTGTCGTCCAGCCTGGAGCAGCTGTTCGAGCAGGAGGATGTGCGCTACGGCATCTACTGTCCCGAGACCGAGGAGGATGTGGCCATAGACCTGAAGTTCTTCTTCGAGGAGCGGCACAGCATCATGAAGGAGTGTCTATTCAAGGGCACAACGCTGGCCATCATCAAGCCGCACAGCATTAAGGACGGCCTCCTGGGCGACATCATCGACGACATTCTGGCCAACGGCTTCAATGTGACGGCCATGCGCATGATTCTCATGGCGCGCATCAACTGCGAGGAGTTTTACGAGGTCTATCGCGGCATCCTGCCCGAGTACATACCCATGGTGGCGCAGCTGGCCAGCGGCGTGTGCATGTGCCTCGAGATCGCCTCTTCCGATCCCGgcaagagcagccacagcgactTCCGTACCTTCTGCGGTCCGATGGACCCAGAAATCGCCAAGCTGCTGCGTCCCCACACCCTACGCGCCAAGTTCGGCAAGTCCAAGGTGCTCAATGCCATTCACTGCACTGATCTGCCAGACGACACCAATCTGGAGCTGCAGTACATGTTCAAGATTCTCGACTAA